The nucleotide sequence ACGCCTACTGCATTTGAGCACAGGGTGACAATGCTGTTGTCATGCCACTTCACGACAATAATGTTCTGGTTTTCTGTTTTTTTGAAATCGAAAACGCCTCGAGCttccttttttatttcttttgagtTTGTCAGTGGCCCATTAGATATGCGATTTTCACGTATTGTTCCGGTAGCGTTAAAATTTTTCTCCGATAGCAATTCTAACAAAGATAACGTGGAAaagaaattatcaaaaaataGGTGCATCCGTTTATTAGGCCACCTAGTTCTTAAAACGTCAGCATACTCCAAAACAACAGATGGCCCTACTCCATAATCAATATACTTTTCGCTAATATTTGTGGTAGCACCTTGGTAGGGTTCCATCCAATTTACGTAGCCTAATCTACTTGCTCCTACCCAAAGTTTGTAGCCATAGCGAATTGGCTTATTGTGAATAAATTGTTTGCAGCCATGGCGGCCGTAATATGGTACCATGGCTTCGTCAACACAGTGCATTTCCTCACATTTACCAAATTTCAAAAATGCAGCATTGAGGTGATCGAACAATGGCCTAACTTTAGCAAATTTGTCGGATGTATTTATAGTGACGTTGTCAGTTAGGTGAAAGTGAgataaaatatattcaaatttatttcttgaCAAAGCTTCAGAAACCAGTACATTGTGACTGTCTCTTTCGTTTTCCCAGAACATTCTCCGCCTCGGAACTGGCACATATCCACTGAGTAATAACACTCCAATGAATGCTTTTATCTCATGTTTTTCTATTTTCAGGCAATGATTTTGTTGCCCTGCATATCGATTTGATTCGACAACTATTAGTTCCAATATTTTGtcatcaaaaaataaagaaaacataTCTAAAGGGGTTTGCAGAGGCATTTCTTCTTCATCGTTACTAAATTCTTCACCATCATACACCAAATCTTCGGTTTCCCATTTATAAATCTTTTTTCTCTTTATTGTTTTTGTTCTCTTTGATGGCGTTTCATATTCTTCCACTGATGGGGCATTTTTGTCATCTTTTAGATTTGAGGAATTAGAGGAAATGTTTTGCCTTGTATTAtatttatgaaaatttatttcAGCAGGCGCTCTAAGCTGCTTAGCAGGTAGATTATTTATCGTAAGCGTGTCTTCGTCACCAGAATCTTCATCAGTTTGAGAATCCGTGGCATTTTCGGGCGGAGAAATAGTCAATGACTCAACGTGCTCTATCATATCTTCCTCCTCCTCCAGCATAGCCAGTGCATCATTTAAAGAAAAACCCCTGAAAGTGTAAATATACATGACATATGCTAAAATATTGATATATTTTGTATAAAAGCATGTAATTTACGCAAAAATAAAGTTATGTATGTAGTACTGTTATGTGCCCAACGTCCTACATGTAGGACGCTGTGGAAAAGAGgttcaaaaatatattataacatatttgTACATTACTGTTGATCCTATATTGCTAAATATACTTCTTTTTACGTTAAAATgcacatattaaaatattatttatacagttttaaaaatacaaattttgCTTACTTTGCGAACGAAACACCATACTCCGCCATTTTCaaatttacacaatttttgatGTTAACTACACAAATATTATGGTGTAACTAAACAGTcgttttatattttattacatCGGGTGGTTCCTAGAGATCGATTACCTGTTGTCAGCATTTAGTTACTGGTCAAGAATGAGACAGGATCGGACTTGCTTCAGGCGTTCTATATGTAGGACGTTGGGCATATCTGGGTTAATAACTGTGataactgtagatatcaaaattgtatcttttagtaacacaaatcaaattctttTTCTACAAGATCTTTAAGACTAAtataaaccgagatacggcatgttaaaggttagtttgtttcgtcaaatgcataatttgaaatattcaaagccaaataacgggaaaactttgcatttttcgaggaaaacttaaataatgtTTTTTGAAGTATACAATTGGGCCTttcaaaaaatagtaataaaaagtTTCCAGCATGAAAGTTGAgggacttatgatcaaaaaatggtcggtacctgcttttctctacgaaaaaatcagtgaaaacaacctctttttaacaaataattccTTTTATATTGTTATCATCAATACACCCAAAAAGTTTGAGCTATTTAAAAGgcccaattttagaaaaattggagtttaaagaaaaatagattttttgcaatttcgtatttttcaccttttatttcaaaatatctccgaaaatactggagataagAAAAAATGATAGACAACTAACTTGTAgcttctttaataactaaaatttccttGTGCATAGGTTTTCATTACAGTGAAGAGGGTAAGAGATATAGCTATATAAATCCTCTATTTACGAGAAAACACCCCCTTACTCAAGACCTTTAAACCTACcccaattaaaaaataaagaatcTTACGTAATTTAATTTACTCAGTCATAGcttttcaaaaatcctacaaaatcatatttggaaaaactttttatcgccaaaaatgaaggagttatgtttataaaacgattttttttttaaattcgaataGACCGCTTATGGACCATTTTCAATGTAactatgtataataccacagaagtGGTTCGTGTACcaactggaagatgactaaaaaactatttctATTTGTATTGGTacgtatttgtaaattcgtatttttgtgtaaataaaagtggtaattctttaattctactttcttTTCTGtgtagatctattaaattatctgcttataaaaattgtaatgttattaaaGGTGGTTTTTAAGAgctgaaatattatattataccctaaatcataaaacaattattattgaaccaatgaaaatcaaattttaccaatattaaagtttacaatgtttttatatgatttttgacaataaagggtagtttacacccctaaaaattaTCAACGCCCTTGatcatgatatagaatatgaagtacagggtgagatgatcctaatcccaaactTTTATATAAATCGATGCAAgtcgaaattattcttttaggataagtaaactttttaTATATAACTCAAACAAGGGttgttttaagggttgaaataatATGATAGTATATTTTAAAGCATAAATCATTAtataactaataaaaaccaaatgttcaCAATAGTAAAGTTTaaactgttattttataattttttacaattaggggtagttttcacccttaaaaaaccaaaagcgtaaaACGTCTCAATAtaaaaaatgaactagagggtgaaatgagcctaaccccaaatttttgtacaaatcgatgctggacgaaaaaattgcgaggttttgctattttttcagtttcatttcctcgactactatagaagttttcagggactttcggccctcggtactaatgtagtctttcattgtgcgtttaaatttttcaaaaatacttattactgttctcaggtttcgaaaaaatgaaggcatttaaaacacattggcgcgacaTTTTGCGCCCACGCCCTTAAGATTTGAGCGTGTTACAcgaatttattaattaaattacgAAGGAATCCAAAGTTTGCTCTAAATACAAATTAGAAACACGATTTAACTCTAACCGCTGCTTTTTAATATCCTAATTGTTGCAGGAAGAGAACAACTTTCGCTGTTATATAATGAAAAATTAATCTTCATTCGGTGAAGTTGTCTCGTTTTAGTAAACAAAAAGTTTGTAATAAATCCTCGCAACGACCAACTTCTTTTTCGTTCTGCTTTTATTTATATTGCGGCATTTCAAATCTTAATTGAATGAAGAAGTTTGTTTCCGTCTTAGCCCTCAAGGAAAATGTCTTTTTGCAGTTGATTCATTTTATTGACATACATTTTAGAAAAATCATTTGTCAAATAAAACTAGCTGCTTGGTTTATTCTGAATAAATATTTATAAGATGTCTCCAAGGCAACCTTTGTAATTTTTaggttaaggggatgggtacgtattatTTTTGGCTGTAATGCTATTCAAATGAGGAttcaattttttcgaatcctgagaaaactaataagtccttttgaaaaatttaaacgccgaatAAAAGATTAGGTTATTAGCGAGGACGAGGaacaaaagtccctgaaaacttctattatgtttattttaataagttacagaggcgaaaaactaagataaaatttagtgtgatttttaatttcaaatatctcactcaaaataaacttttaatttattttaagggacttttggccctcggtaataatttagtctttcattctgcgtttaaatttttcaaaaacatttattggttttttcaggattcgacaaaaataaacacaatgtccgtggtaatattttcaaAACCTATCTTTGTCtgacaacgcactcagtcgaatagaatattgtcagcatattgtcagtcagacagtgacaatcagtggcaattttaaatatataacatggcatcgggaatattttgagttgttgattaaataatattgatatattaggctattgattatgtactatagaaaggaactacaacgttaacggggttttattatttcatatggtcaacgaatctctatatatgaaaaaaccgcggagtgctaccatttaaaggggtgcgtttttgagaaatgggtgaattagtccctgggcacaggttacattagggtgagttctatgcacttttaaaataaacacgtctacataaaaattcttcctggttaaatttcctatctacatataactttttaaagtcaaagacttttttttacaaaaatatattcaaaacaaaaagcacaaagaaacccaaaagaaagaaattttgttttttgtcccataacttttgtccatggtgatataggtatagacattgcttgatagaaaaaaaaacttacatattttctctttaaaatgatgtttggtagaggtcattggaatttacagttttagaaatatgatttttcaaagttcgccactcacagcaattttgggcaattttccttgttatttcgcaaatattgttctgtaacttttttctacgtaagtttaggcatatgcaatggcacatgtaagaggaatagaaatcaattacctttaaaatgttctactgtataatgttgtacgacttcttttaaagtggttatctttttcaagattttatacttttaacgagtttttatattttttacgattattttttaaatttcccattataactttttttctacttttaagtatatattatataataaaaaagaaagcttattctgtttactttaaaatggcgtattataaaaaattctaggattatttttgaataagatatgctttttcaaaatgtaataagtacttgcaacgatttttgattttaggattattttgtaaatttctcattataactattttatgtgattgtgtgttatgattgaatcttattttttatagataatacttTGGATctacttgactcggccgggcaaacttcaaaatatggattaattccaatatctactgtcaaagctcctgcaccgcaagctttgcttgaaaaaatagcatgtagatgtaccaaaggatgtaaaAAAAACTGCGGtggtaggaagataggaattagttgttcaatattctgcaaagggtgcatatgcatgggtactaattgtgggaactctaagataactgaggtgttagaggaagatattgaagctaatgctaataaagagatggactttgattttgaaaaatttttaaatgtcaacgtttaaataattttaactaaagtgatgttttctaagactaatgtttatgtattttttgtaaaagaaataattttaaataatacaggtaaaaaaatatcaaagaatcactcggtttccattatttaaatatacatGATACACCGGTTTAAAGAACAGAAATTAAGCCCTCTTTTTTGAgaaatatatagtatattcatgtacaagaaaaaaaaagttataatgagaaatttaaaatataatcctaaaatcaaaaatcgttgcaagtacttattacattttgaaaaataatatcttattcaaaaacaattgtagaattttttgtaatacaccattttaaagttaacaaaataagcttttttattatatgtataatatacatatacctaaatgtagaagaaaaaaagttataatgagaaatttcaaaaataatcgtaaaaaatgtaaaaaaataatattttttttatattaggtattatataatatatactatataatataatattatataatatataa is from Diabrotica virgifera virgifera chromosome 9, PGI_DIABVI_V3a and encodes:
- the LOC126892186 gene encoding piggyBac transposable element-derived protein 3-like, whose product is MYIYTFRGFSLNDALAMLEEEEDMIEHVESLTISPPENATDSQTDEDSGDEDTLTINNLPAKQLRAPAEINFHKYNTRQNISSNSSNLKDDKNAPSVEEYETPSKRTKTIKRKKIYKWETEDLVYDGEEFSNDEEEMPLQTPLDMFSLFFDDKILELIVVESNRYAGQQNHCLKIEKHEIKAFIGVLLLSGYVPVPRRRMFWENERDSHNVLVSEALSRNKFEYILSHFHLTDNVTINTSDKFAKVRPLFDHLNAAFLKFGKCEEMHCVDEAMVPYYGRHGCKQFIHNKPIRYGYKLWVGASRLGYVNWMEPYQGATTNISEKYIDYGVGPSVVLEYADVLRTRWPNKRMHLFFDNFFSTLSLLELLSEKNFNATGTIRENRISNGPLTNSKEIKKEARGVFDFKKTENQNIIVVKWHDNSIVTLCSNAVGVNPLHRVKRFSRKERTNIQVSQPHLINLYNANMGGVDRCDQNLSLYRISLRSKKWYFPLVAHCIDVALQNAWQLHRQRGGDLDQLRFRRRVATTLLLQNKKKETHSKGHKSSTEGLDIRFDRMDHLVIPQNKQTRCAHCHEKTTTRCSKCDKGLHVKCFLVYHTKSV